Proteins encoded by one window of Rutidosis leptorrhynchoides isolate AG116_Rl617_1_P2 chromosome 7, CSIRO_AGI_Rlap_v1, whole genome shotgun sequence:
- the LOC139860426 gene encoding uncharacterized protein, which produces MGRTADELITITEDLMNVRINQESDDKWSWSLDSEGTFKVKTLSLEIDKCRLQSLISTKTLCNKGVPQKIGIYVWRTKLKRIPVHVELDTRGIDLDSILYPLCTSDSESIEHITTKCPRVLNLWHHFFKWWNTPPVNNFLLEQSFDDSFPYNDLSTMGKLIWQCAKWVCSYHILKARNNLIFKGEAWNAANILSNIQLISFGWISRRLKKASLDWNQWLINPGFYILSTNIRTGIG; this is translated from the coding sequence ATGGGAAGAACTGCAGACGAGTTAATAACAATTACTGAGGATCTTATGAATGTTCGAATTAATCAAGAATCTGATGACAAATGGTCTTGGTCTCTGGATTCTGAAGGCACTTTTAAGGTCAAAACATTATCGTTGGAAATTGATAAATGCAGATTACAATCCCTTATTTCGACAAAGACTTTATGCAACAAAGGAGTACCACAAAAGATAGGTATTTACGTGTGGAGAACTAAACTAAAAAGAATTCCCGTTCATGTTGAATTGGATACAAGAGGTATTGATCTAGACTCCATTCTTTACCCCCTTTGCACGTCAGACTCTGAATCTATTGAGCATATCACGACCAAATGCCCTCGTGTGTTAAACCTATGGCATCATTTCTTTAAATGGTGGAACACTCCTCCGGTTAACAACTTTTTGCTTGAGCAGAGCTTCGATGACTCGTTCCCTTACAATGATTTATCCACAATGGGCAAACTTATATGGCAATGTGCCAAATGGGTTTGTAGTTATCACATTTTGAAAGCGAGGAACAATCTCATTTTCAAAGGAGAAGCTTGGAACGCGGCCAATATCCTATCAAATATTCAATTGATAAGTTTCGGGTGGATTTCTAGAAGACTAAAAAAAGCTTCGTTGGATTGGAATCAATGGTTGATCAACCCGGGGTTTTATATTCTATCGACAAACATTAGAACCGGAATTGGCTAA
- the LOC139860427 gene encoding uncharacterized protein, producing the protein MATSKNIIRVSEIDRRKVNFTIKIKVVCLLKKVGYGYDEGKPTLELIVSDEEGAKIVINIRNSLKAKFDNLIREWGFFYISNAAVVDSPLQFRTKHIQHEYKLMFTKKTTIVPFPPTEWRGTNAFSFTPFDVLRSKGLKVGVSADKLAVSTDWKNTNVLIDTDHPQIIEFRQRLTQIHSSEDSICSLAPSLSISSARDPNSFFKKAQYVGLDRLNPSMEGIYIIQATINTILPDDTWHYIACKKCNKSAKPVIPNCDLTLDVDQLLNLERKCYGCINKPDVVVRFKVPIRVENQTSTASFTVFKSMVKKFTQSAYELMKALFEDDDYPEELELLLLKTLLFKIDVGAYNKERGIRSYNVKDATDDPTCFELYESFKVTFNTVT; encoded by the exons ATGgccacatccaagaacataattcgggtttcagagattgacagaCGGAAAGTTAATTTTACCATAAAAATTAAAGTCGTCTGTCTCCTTAAAAAGGTTGGATATGGTTACGATGAAGGCAAGCCAACTTTGGAGCTAATCGTTTCGGATGAGGAG GGCGCTAAGATTGTCATCAACATTCGTAACTCCCTTAAGGCCAAATTTGATAACCTCATTAGGGAATGGGGCTTCTTTTATATTTCTAATGCTGCTGTAGTTGATAGTCCGCTACAATTTCGGACCAAACATATCCAACATGAGTACAAACTCATGTTTACTAAGAAAACAACTATTGTGCCATTCCCACCAACCGAATGGAGAGGAACTAATGCTTTTAGTTTCACCCCTTTCGATGTTTTAAGATCTAAAGGCCTTAAAGTTGGAGTTTCAGCAG ACAAACTGGCAGTTTCTACCGACTGGAAAAACACGAACGTTTTGATAGACACCGATCATCCGCAAATCATTGAGTTTAGACAACG CCTCACCCAAATCCATTCTTCTGAAGATTCCATTTGTTCGTTAGCTCCTTCGTTGTCAATTTCTTCTGCACGTGATCCAAACTCCTTTTTTAAAAAGGCTCAGTATGTTGGTTTAGATCGCTTGAACCCGTCCATG GAAGGCATTTATATTATTCAGGCCACAATCAATACCATTCTTCCCGACGACACTTGGCACTACATTGCCTGCAAGAAGTGTAACAAGAGTGCTAAACCTGTTATCCCCAACTGTGATCTTACCTTGGACGTTGATCAACTTTTAAACTTGGAACGGAAGTGTTACGGTTGTATCAATAAGCCGGACGTGGTAGTGAG GTTTAAAGTGCCGATTCGTGTAGAAAATCAAACCAGCACAGCATCTTTCACTGTTTTCAAATCTATGGTGAAGAAGTTTACCCAATCGGCTTATGAGTTAATGAAGGCGTTGTTTGAAGATGATGATTATCCTGAAGAGCTGGAACTTCTTTTACTAAAGACCCTGTTGTTTAAGATAGATGTTGGTGCTTATAACAAAGAACGTGGAATTCGAAGCTACAATGTTAAAGATGCGACCGATGACCCAACATGTTTCGAACTCTATGAGAGTTTCAAGGTAACATTTAATACTGTTACATGA